From the genome of Abditibacteriaceae bacterium, one region includes:
- a CDS encoding SDR family oxidoreductase, with protein MKKTVLITGASSGIGLELAHVFAAKHDLVLTARREDKLEKLAETLRSRGANVRVLPADLARREAPGEIFAALQDTSIDVLVNNAGFATYGPFAETDLQTELDLLQVNIAALTHLTKLFLPQMVERRSGKILNIASTAAFQPGPLMAVYYASKAYVLHFSEALSNELQGSGVSVSAFCPGPVKSEFQERAQMTSSKLVQGSLMSAHEAALAAYRGLQRRQAVVIPGRKARAFTHLVRLLPRATTAAFVRHVQEKHAESSKEN; from the coding sequence GCCGCCAAACACGATTTGGTTCTCACCGCGCGGCGCGAAGACAAGCTCGAAAAATTGGCCGAAACACTCAGGTCGCGTGGCGCGAATGTCCGCGTTCTTCCCGCCGACCTCGCGCGCCGCGAAGCACCCGGCGAAATTTTTGCCGCCTTGCAAGACACCTCAATCGACGTTCTGGTTAACAATGCAGGTTTTGCGACTTACGGCCCGTTTGCCGAAACTGATTTGCAAACCGAACTAGATTTGCTTCAGGTGAACATCGCAGCTTTAACCCATCTCACGAAACTGTTTTTGCCGCAAATGGTAGAGCGTCGCAGCGGCAAAATTCTGAACATCGCTTCGACGGCTGCTTTTCAACCCGGCCCGCTTATGGCCGTGTATTATGCGAGCAAAGCGTATGTGCTGCACTTTTCCGAAGCGCTGTCAAACGAACTTCAGGGTAGCGGCGTTTCGGTTTCAGCGTTTTGCCCCGGCCCTGTCAAAAGCGAATTCCAGGAGCGCGCGCAAATGACCTCCAGCAAGCTGGTGCAAGGCAGTTTGATGAGCGCGCACGAAGCCGCTTTAGCAGCTTACCGTGGCCTGCAGCGCCGACAAGCTGTTGTCATTCCCGGACGCAAAGCGCGCGCATTCACGCATCTGGTTCGCTTGCTGCCGCGCGCGACAACAGCGGCTTTTGTGCGTCACGTTCAGGAAAAGCACGCCGAATCCTCGAAAGAGAATTAA
- the grpE gene encoding nucleotide exchange factor GrpE, translating to MRPQRSSGPPGALPVRPSNRVVQWKGKVISAGNDAATPEAVAPETIGEPSPEAASIDTPNSSSELQQLQRTVDDACSGIEEMYAMLTRLAERDTTNEKVFNMLHAELGDYKKDFIYEHLKPVIRPLLFLYDSLEGFEGEIAHFEGTVETSRTSPGQMPTTVVKQNVVYFREQLVEALRICEVTPMDTPEGAFNPRFHKAVAVEKVEPEANNTIVRPVRSGWFLNGQLLRPAEVVVGKAAAKVGAAGGVS from the coding sequence ATGAGACCACAACGGAGCAGCGGCCCTCCCGGGGCACTTCCAGTTAGACCAAGTAATCGTGTCGTGCAGTGGAAAGGGAAAGTTATTTCGGCTGGTAACGACGCAGCGACGCCGGAAGCCGTCGCGCCTGAAACCATCGGTGAGCCTTCGCCAGAAGCGGCGAGCATCGACACGCCAAATAGTTCCTCGGAGTTGCAACAATTGCAACGCACTGTCGATGATGCTTGCAGCGGTATCGAAGAAATGTACGCGATGCTGACGCGTCTTGCTGAGCGCGACACCACCAACGAAAAAGTCTTCAACATGTTGCACGCCGAGCTTGGCGACTACAAAAAAGACTTTATCTACGAGCATCTCAAGCCGGTGATTCGCCCGCTGCTGTTTCTTTACGATTCGCTCGAAGGCTTTGAAGGCGAAATCGCGCACTTTGAAGGTACGGTCGAAACAAGCCGTACTTCGCCGGGGCAAATGCCCACCACCGTTGTGAAACAGAACGTGGTCTATTTCCGCGAGCAGCTTGTCGAAGCGCTCCGCATTTGCGAAGTCACGCCGATGGACACGCCCGAAGGCGCGTTTAATCCGCGCTTTCATAAAGCGGTCGCGGTGGAAAAGGTGGAGCCGGAAGCGAATAACACCATTGTTCGTCCGGTTCGCAGCGGCTGGTTCCTCAACGGGCAGTTGTTGCGACCGGCGGAAGTGGTTGTGGGCAAAGCCGCCGCGAAAGTCGGCGCAGCGGGAGGCGTCTCGTGA
- a CDS encoding Hsp70 family protein, whose product MSRTVGIDLGTTYTAVAAIDDYGMPVVLKNTDGQSTMPSVVFFEPPNYVVGEVALQSTLTDPERVVQFVKRFMGVKDHRVRIAGESYSPEFVSSLILRKVVQEAEFALGETIDSAVITVPAHFGEAQRHATYEAGQLAGLNVLRIINEPTAAALAYGLVNHGEPRHILVYDLGGGTFDVTIMAMDNESLQVIAVGGDAFLGGKDFDDAIMNWIEEEVQRTCDFIPVFDAALEAELRLKAEAAKRQLTGRQSVPIAFKAARPIDDARRALEPLVPVRLDLSRDKFEEFTRDLMTRTELLLDKVMHEAGLDWSDIDATLCVGGSSRMPMVRDLLTKLSGKRPLLHDPDECVAKGAAVQASLLESEGEPSISIGHVLPHSLGVAALNGDKPFVDFVVPSLTPLPCSQVRDGYTTTMDNQRTVQIRIYEGESEDIEAYSAPVGIFHLEVDPPRPKGQPDISVEFRCDENGRVTALARDADTGRESRTLISLAGERSKAEVEEESLLLAQAIVT is encoded by the coding sequence GTGAGCCGCACTGTTGGAATCGATCTGGGCACAACCTACACCGCAGTCGCTGCCATCGACGATTACGGAATGCCGGTTGTGCTGAAAAACACCGACGGCCAGAGCACCATGCCTTCGGTCGTTTTCTTTGAGCCGCCAAACTATGTCGTCGGCGAAGTTGCCCTGCAGAGCACGCTCACCGACCCGGAGCGCGTTGTGCAATTTGTCAAGCGCTTCATGGGCGTCAAAGACCATCGCGTTCGAATTGCTGGTGAAAGCTATTCACCCGAATTCGTATCGAGCCTTATCTTGCGTAAAGTGGTGCAGGAAGCCGAATTTGCGCTGGGTGAAACCATCGATTCCGCGGTGATTACGGTTCCGGCGCACTTTGGCGAAGCGCAGCGTCACGCGACGTACGAAGCTGGACAGCTTGCGGGCCTCAACGTCTTGCGGATTATTAACGAGCCAACGGCAGCAGCGCTGGCCTATGGCTTGGTGAATCACGGCGAGCCGCGCCATATCCTCGTTTACGATTTGGGCGGTGGCACCTTTGACGTTACGATAATGGCGATGGACAATGAAAGCTTGCAGGTCATCGCAGTTGGTGGCGACGCGTTTCTCGGCGGCAAGGATTTTGACGACGCCATCATGAACTGGATTGAAGAGGAGGTACAGCGCACCTGCGATTTCATTCCCGTCTTCGATGCTGCGCTCGAAGCCGAATTACGCCTGAAAGCCGAAGCCGCCAAGCGCCAGCTCACAGGACGCCAGAGTGTGCCGATTGCATTCAAAGCCGCGCGCCCGATTGACGATGCGCGCCGCGCCTTAGAGCCGCTTGTCCCGGTTCGCCTCGATTTATCGCGCGACAAGTTTGAAGAATTCACGCGCGATTTAATGACGCGCACCGAATTGCTGCTTGACAAAGTGATGCACGAAGCCGGTTTGGACTGGAGCGACATCGACGCGACGCTGTGTGTTGGTGGCTCTTCGCGGATGCCGATGGTGCGCGACCTGTTAACCAAACTTTCCGGCAAGCGCCCCCTCTTGCACGACCCCGACGAATGCGTCGCCAAAGGTGCAGCGGTGCAGGCTTCGCTGCTGGAAAGTGAAGGCGAACCGAGCATTTCCATTGGCCACGTTTTGCCGCACAGCCTGGGCGTTGCCGCTTTGAATGGCGATAAACCGTTTGTCGATTTCGTAGTTCCCAGCCTGACGCCGCTGCCGTGTTCGCAAGTGCGCGATGGCTACACCACGACGATGGACAATCAGCGCACGGTGCAGATTCGCATTTACGAAGGCGAAAGCGAAGACATCGAAGCGTATTCGGCTCCGGTTGGAATTTTTCATCTTGAAGTCGATCCGCCGCGACCCAAAGGTCAGCCCGATATCAGTGTTGAATTTCGTTGCGATGAAAACGGGCGCGTGACGGCGCTCGCCCGTGACGCCGATACCGGACGCGAAAGCCGCACTCTTATCTCTCTTGCTGGCGAACGCAGCAAGGCTGAAGTTGAAGAAGAATCGCTGCTCTTAGCTCAAGCGATTGTGACGTAA
- a CDS encoding ammonium transporter, which translates to MNPRLRRFLFALCLVVGFMIASFSVRAQTPAPAATPAAPVAATPVKALVAGDAGGTTTGTMNDIATASGALTDKDKEAIKSSGPGLQLVAEGVGQNRIAINTVWLLICGFLVMFMQAGFALVETGFTRAKSACHTMMMNFCIYFLAMLGFWAVGFALMYGAVGPIANLGGLAPIADTTAKVSIPGLGSLFATQGFFLSGNMYDVGVCAMFLFQMVFMDTTATIPTGAMAERWKFTAFIWYALFVSMILYPIFGHWAWGGGWLSQLGNTFGLGVGYVDFAGCGVVHMVGAFCGLAGAIILGPRIGKYNRDGTANAIPGHNIPLALLGCMILALGWFGFNAGSTFGASGIGNLRIGIVATTTMLASAGGAVAAMIYMYYKSRTPDPTMVANGFLGGLVAITAAAGFVSPSIGVLIGFVGGLIVCWAIAFLDVIHVDDPIGAVAVHGGAGLWGVLAVGIFADGTYGAGWNGTLDKTGQGVPLIGLLYGGTGQFWAQCIGAVAAAAWGFGASWVFFKVQGLVMGGIRSSAEDEIDGLDIPEIGIVAYPPDYSADYIEEPLAPEPATPQTPPNVVPQPA; encoded by the coding sequence ATGAATCCTCGTTTAAGGCGGTTTCTATTCGCCTTGTGTCTGGTCGTTGGTTTTATGATCGCCTCGTTTTCGGTGCGCGCGCAAACGCCTGCGCCCGCTGCAACCCCAGCAGCGCCTGTTGCAGCGACTCCGGTAAAAGCGCTTGTTGCGGGCGATGCTGGCGGCACCACAACCGGCACGATGAACGACATCGCGACAGCCAGCGGCGCACTGACCGACAAAGACAAAGAAGCGATCAAGTCGAGCGGGCCGGGCCTGCAATTGGTGGCGGAAGGCGTTGGACAGAACCGCATTGCCATCAACACCGTATGGCTGCTTATCTGCGGCTTCCTGGTGATGTTTATGCAGGCCGGGTTTGCGTTGGTGGAAACAGGTTTCACGCGTGCCAAGAGTGCCTGCCACACGATGATGATGAACTTCTGCATCTACTTTCTGGCGATGCTGGGGTTCTGGGCTGTTGGTTTCGCGCTGATGTATGGCGCCGTCGGCCCGATTGCGAATCTCGGTGGTCTGGCTCCTATCGCGGATACGACGGCCAAAGTTTCGATTCCCGGCCTGGGTTCTCTTTTCGCCACTCAAGGTTTTTTCCTGTCGGGCAATATGTATGATGTCGGCGTGTGCGCGATGTTCCTGTTTCAAATGGTATTCATGGACACGACGGCCACCATCCCGACCGGCGCGATGGCCGAACGTTGGAAGTTCACCGCGTTCATCTGGTATGCCTTGTTCGTCTCAATGATTTTGTATCCGATTTTCGGGCATTGGGCGTGGGGCGGCGGCTGGTTGTCGCAACTGGGAAATACTTTTGGTCTGGGCGTTGGCTATGTCGATTTCGCCGGTTGCGGCGTGGTTCACATGGTGGGCGCGTTTTGCGGATTAGCAGGAGCAATAATTCTCGGCCCTCGCATCGGCAAATACAACCGCGATGGCACGGCTAACGCGATTCCCGGCCACAACATTCCTCTCGCGCTTCTGGGTTGTATGATTCTGGCGCTGGGCTGGTTCGGCTTCAATGCCGGTTCCACCTTCGGCGCGTCAGGCATTGGCAACTTGCGGATTGGCATCGTTGCCACGACGACAATGCTTGCTTCGGCAGGCGGCGCCGTCGCCGCGATGATCTACATGTATTACAAGTCGCGCACGCCCGATCCGACGATGGTAGCCAACGGCTTTCTGGGTGGCCTTGTTGCCATTACTGCAGCGGCAGGCTTTGTCAGCCCCTCAATTGGTGTTTTAATCGGTTTCGTTGGCGGCCTCATTGTTTGCTGGGCGATTGCCTTTCTCGATGTGATTCATGTCGATGATCCAATTGGCGCGGTCGCGGTGCATGGCGGCGCGGGCTTGTGGGGCGTTTTGGCTGTTGGCATTTTCGCCGATGGAACCTATGGCGCGGGTTGGAACGGGACGCTCGACAAAACCGGGCAGGGTGTTCCTCTCATTGGCCTGCTGTATGGCGGAACCGGCCAGTTCTGGGCGCAGTGCATTGGTGCTGTCGCGGCTGCTGCGTGGGGCTTTGGCGCAAGTTGGGTCTTCTTCAAAGTGCAAGGCTTGGTGATGGGCGGCATTCGCTCCAGCGCCGAAGACGAAATCGACGGACTGGATATTCCCGAAATCGGCATCGTTGCCTATCCGCCCGATTATTCGGCGGATTACATCGAAGAGCCGCTGGCTCCCGAACCGGCGACGCCACAAACGCCGCCAAACGTCGTGCCGCAACCGGCGTGA
- a CDS encoding class II aldolase/adducin family protein, which translates to MISQLLQLSHELGREERSLAILGEGNTSMRLDEETFAVKASGSNLATLSEGDVSVCRFDSLLPLLDETTLDDAAIDAALFAARVDDGMKKPSVEALFHAYFLSLPGVDFVGHTHATAVNGIGCSPRAGDFATNRLFPDEIVCCGPSSVFVPYTDPGLKLAQEIRTRTNQWIAENGRAPRIILLENHGLVALGPSPAAVLAATLMAEKSARIFLGAATLGGPKFLTDEQIARIAGRPDEAYRQRALGI; encoded by the coding sequence ATGATTTCACAACTATTGCAACTTTCGCACGAATTAGGACGCGAAGAACGCAGCCTCGCCATTCTGGGCGAAGGCAACACGTCGATGCGGCTCGATGAGGAAACTTTTGCCGTCAAAGCCAGCGGCTCCAACCTCGCCACATTAAGCGAAGGTGATGTTTCTGTTTGCCGCTTCGACAGCCTTTTGCCGCTGCTCGATGAAACAACGCTCGACGATGCAGCCATTGATGCTGCGTTGTTTGCAGCGCGCGTCGATGACGGCATGAAAAAGCCTTCGGTTGAAGCACTTTTCCATGCGTATTTCCTGTCGCTCCCCGGCGTCGATTTCGTCGGGCACACGCACGCCACAGCGGTCAACGGTATCGGCTGTTCGCCGCGCGCCGGCGACTTTGCGACAAACCGTTTATTCCCCGATGAAATTGTCTGCTGCGGGCCATCGTCGGTCTTTGTGCCTTACACCGATCCTGGCTTGAAGCTGGCGCAGGAAATTCGCACGCGCACCAACCAGTGGATCGCCGAAAATGGACGCGCACCGCGCATTATCCTTCTTGAGAATCACGGTCTAGTGGCGCTTGGCCCGTCGCCCGCTGCTGTTCTGGCCGCAACCTTGATGGCTGAAAAGAGTGCGCGCATTTTTCTTGGTGCGGCAACACTGGGCGGCCCGAAGTTCCTCACCGACGAGCAAATCGCCCGCATCGCCGGACGGCCCGACGAAGCCTATCGTCAGCGCGCACTGGGAATCTGA